In one Bacillus sp. Marseille-P3661 genomic region, the following are encoded:
- a CDS encoding ArsA family ATPase, protein MAAIWDKQIVFIGGKGGVGKSTSAAAIAWRAAASGKRTLLISTDPAHNVGDIFHTSIGGEVKKIEERLWALEIDPSIETKTYIDEVKGNLKGMVKSTLLTEAYRQIDMAVATPGAEEAAIFDRICSIVLTERANFDFIIFDTAPTGHTIRLLSLPELMGAWIDGMVNRRKKINQNYSQLLNDGEPVEDPIYEMLQKRRKKFVEVRELLLNQNKTGYYFVLIPERLPILETEKALYQLNQYSINVDGLIINKVLPEEADGTFLNKRRAQEHEYLQMIEKIFSKQRIMHIPLFPEDISSLQALKQYSDHIKG, encoded by the coding sequence TTGGCTGCAATATGGGATAAACAAATAGTATTTATAGGAGGCAAAGGTGGTGTTGGTAAATCAACATCTGCAGCAGCTATTGCATGGCGTGCTGCTGCAAGTGGAAAAAGAACACTGCTTATTTCAACAGACCCTGCACATAACGTTGGCGACATTTTCCACACAAGTATTGGTGGAGAAGTGAAAAAGATTGAAGAGCGGCTTTGGGCTTTAGAAATTGACCCTTCAATAGAAACCAAAACATATATTGATGAGGTTAAAGGAAATTTAAAGGGAATGGTCAAGTCAACTTTACTGACGGAAGCATATCGTCAAATTGACATGGCAGTTGCAACTCCTGGTGCTGAGGAAGCAGCGATTTTTGATCGTATATGTTCAATTGTGCTAACAGAACGAGCAAATTTTGATTTTATTATTTTTGATACGGCCCCAACTGGACATACTATCCGCTTGCTATCTTTACCTGAACTAATGGGAGCTTGGATAGATGGGATGGTGAATAGGAGGAAGAAAATTAACCAAAATTACTCACAGCTACTAAATGATGGCGAACCAGTCGAGGATCCAATTTATGAGATGCTCCAGAAACGTCGAAAAAAATTTGTAGAAGTGAGGGAACTTTTATTAAACCAAAATAAGACAGGCTATTATTTTGTACTAATTCCAGAAAGACTTCCAATTCTTGAAACAGAGAAGGCATTGTATCAATTAAACCAATATAGTATTAATGTGGATGGGTTAATAATAAATAAGGTATTACCGGAAGAAGCAGATGGTACTTTTTTAAATAAAAGAAGAGCACAAGAGCATGAATATTTACAAATGATTGAAAAAATATTTTCGAAACAGCGAATTATGCATATACCACTTTTTCCTGAAGATATATCTAGCCTGCAGGCATTAAAGCAATATTCTGATCATATTAAAGGTTAA
- a CDS encoding cory-CC-star protein, whose translation MVEKKLSLKKLIKLYDEMISLPHRAEVVRELRDEEDVFLFLCYSEMLGIPNPAFYYTLELYPYIIERFHQWHIRMGMEKSPLDGVRCC comes from the coding sequence TTGGTTGAAAAAAAGCTATCTTTAAAGAAACTAATCAAATTATACGATGAAATGATCAGCTTGCCTCATCGAGCGGAAGTAGTCCGGGAACTCCGTGACGAGGAGGACGTGTTTTTATTTCTTTGCTATTCCGAAATGTTAGGAATTCCAAATCCTGCTTTTTATTATACTTTGGAACTTTACCCTTATATTATTGAGAGATTTCATCAATGGCATATTAGAATGGGAATGGAAAAATCACCACTAGACGGAGTTCGGTGCTGTTAA
- a CDS encoding carbon starvation CstA family protein, whose product MYGILLAVIGMVVFFLGYMYYAKFVAEKIYRLDPNYKTPAHQFEDGVDFVPTNKLVLWGHHFTSVAGAAPIVGPAIAVYWGWLPAVLWVVLGTVFAAGVHDFGALVLSVRNKGQSIGTIANKFIGKRGKILFLFIILILVLMVNAVFAWVISNLFVSNPSAVLSVFIQIPLAVWIGYKVHRKSGNMLLPSLIALAVMYGAAIIASRVPALQIDLVNYFGGPDQIVAFGLNGVSMAFFVWIIILMIYVYIASVLPVWKLLQPRDYINSHQLVVGLAILYLGLLFSNPEVTAPMTNPGADVSWFPLLFITIACGAISGFHGLVSSGTSSKQLDKETDAKFVGYLGAVGEGALALIAIIAVVTFFPSVDEFTAKYSSFAAASGGGLGAFIGGAGQLATGIGIPADIASTIVAVIVVSFAATTLDTSVRLMRYIIAELGSEYNIQSLTKTHVATTIAVVSSAALVLLPEGPNGFGSGGYLLWPLFGTSNQLLAGITLLLITMWLKNQGRNYLVTLIPMAFLMFMTVWAMAQQVFLDWSGWGTTDGNMLLFVFGAIILGFTFWIFIEAVAALTKKNNNIDRTL is encoded by the coding sequence ATGTATGGTATTTTGTTAGCGGTTATTGGTATGGTCGTTTTCTTTTTAGGTTACATGTATTATGCAAAATTTGTAGCGGAAAAGATATACCGTTTAGATCCGAATTACAAAACACCTGCACATCAATTCGAGGATGGAGTCGATTTTGTTCCAACTAATAAACTAGTATTATGGGGACATCACTTTACATCTGTTGCAGGTGCGGCACCTATTGTAGGACCTGCGATAGCGGTGTACTGGGGTTGGCTGCCTGCTGTCCTTTGGGTAGTTTTAGGAACCGTCTTTGCTGCTGGTGTTCATGATTTTGGTGCGCTTGTTTTATCTGTACGAAATAAGGGGCAATCCATTGGGACGATTGCGAATAAGTTTATTGGAAAACGTGGCAAAATATTGTTTTTATTTATTATTTTAATTTTGGTTTTAATGGTTAATGCAGTTTTTGCTTGGGTTATTTCAAATCTATTTGTTTCAAATCCTTCAGCAGTTTTATCAGTATTTATACAAATTCCGTTAGCCGTTTGGATTGGTTATAAAGTCCATAGGAAAAGCGGAAATATGTTACTTCCATCCTTGATAGCGCTTGCAGTTATGTATGGTGCGGCAATTATCGCAAGCAGGGTACCTGCCTTGCAAATTGATTTAGTTAACTATTTTGGTGGTCCAGACCAAATTGTTGCATTTGGTTTAAATGGAGTGTCAATGGCATTTTTTGTTTGGATTATTATTTTAATGATCTATGTTTATATTGCATCAGTACTACCGGTTTGGAAGTTATTACAACCGAGAGATTATATAAATTCCCATCAATTGGTGGTTGGCTTAGCTATTTTATATTTAGGCTTATTATTTTCAAATCCAGAAGTTACAGCACCGATGACGAATCCAGGTGCCGATGTATCATGGTTTCCTCTTTTGTTTATAACAATTGCGTGTGGTGCTATTTCAGGTTTCCACGGTCTAGTATCATCAGGAACTTCATCCAAGCAATTAGATAAAGAAACAGATGCTAAGTTTGTAGGATATTTAGGGGCTGTTGGAGAAGGTGCACTGGCCTTAATCGCAATTATTGCAGTCGTTACCTTTTTCCCTTCAGTGGATGAATTTACCGCGAAATATAGCAGTTTTGCAGCAGCTAGCGGCGGCGGACTAGGGGCATTTATTGGAGGTGCTGGGCAACTTGCTACAGGTATTGGTATTCCAGCTGATATTGCATCTACAATTGTAGCTGTTATTGTTGTCAGCTTTGCGGCAACCACACTAGATACATCAGTTCGTTTAATGCGGTACATTATTGCAGAATTAGGTAGTGAGTACAACATACAATCATTAACTAAAACACATGTAGCCACAACAATCGCAGTTGTGTCGAGCGCAGCGCTAGTGTTATTACCAGAAGGTCCAAATGGTTTTGGCTCAGGGGGATATCTATTATGGCCGTTATTTGGTACATCAAACCAACTTTTAGCGGGTATAACACTATTACTCATTACGATGTGGTTGAAAAATCAAGGTCGGAACTATTTGGTGACATTAATTCCAATGGCATTCCTGATGTTTATGACGGTTTGGGCAATGGCTCAACAAGTCTTTCTTGATTGGTCTGGTTGGGGTACTACAGACGGAAATATGTTGCTGTTTGTATTTGGTGCGATTATTTTAGGGTTTACATTCTGGATTTTCATTGAAGCGGTGGCTGCTTTAACTAAAAAAAATAATAATATTGATCGGACATTGTAA
- a CDS encoding DUF1646 family protein, protein MIGLFVILILVLFLPFSVKQVEHNLEIFLFIMGSSAAAISGTMNSYLIEKALFDPINITIAVLVAGLLTKWLHVPLTASILSLSRALTARFFLALVVILLGLASSIITAIIAAIILVIIVNVLPLERQSEIRFTILACFSIGLGAALTPIGEPLSTITVSKLNEDFFYLIRLIGPEVISAVTMFGALTFIFVKPHRDSTSLSSGQSTESYNEIIIRSAKIYLFVMGLTFLGHGFEPLINKYIINLDPMLLYWINMISAILDNATLAAAEISPAMDPETIRAVLLGLIISGGMLIPGNIPNIIAAGKLNITSKEWASFGVPVGLLTMAVYFIVLFI, encoded by the coding sequence ATGATTGGATTATTCGTAATTTTAATATTAGTGTTATTTTTACCTTTTTCCGTAAAACAGGTCGAGCATAACTTAGAAATTTTCCTATTTATTATGGGGTCTTCTGCTGCTGCTATTAGCGGAACAATGAATAGCTATTTAATTGAAAAAGCACTGTTTGACCCAATAAATATTACAATCGCTGTGTTAGTGGCTGGACTACTTACAAAATGGCTCCATGTTCCTCTTACAGCATCCATACTATCGTTAAGCAGAGCATTAACAGCTCGGTTCTTTCTAGCTTTAGTGGTTATCCTTTTGGGACTTGCATCAAGTATTATCACAGCAATTATTGCCGCTATAATTCTAGTTATTATCGTGAATGTACTTCCCTTAGAACGGCAATCTGAAATTCGTTTCACTATCCTAGCATGTTTCTCAATTGGACTAGGGGCAGCGTTAACACCGATTGGGGAACCCCTATCTACGATTACCGTTAGTAAATTAAATGAGGACTTCTTTTATTTAATAAGGTTAATTGGTCCGGAGGTAATCTCAGCTGTTACTATGTTCGGAGCACTGACCTTCATTTTTGTAAAGCCGCATCGAGATTCAACTAGTTTATCTTCTGGACAAAGTACAGAAAGCTATAATGAAATTATTATAAGATCAGCAAAAATCTACTTATTTGTTATGGGATTAACCTTCTTAGGTCATGGATTTGAGCCGCTAATTAATAAATATATTATCAACCTAGACCCGATGCTATTGTATTGGATTAATATGATTTCAGCTATTTTAGATAACGCCACTCTTGCTGCTGCAGAAATTAGTCCGGCAATGGATCCAGAAACTATACGTGCTGTCTTGCTTGGTCTTATTATTAGCGGTGGTATGCTTATTCCAGGAAACATTCCAAATATTATTGCAGCTGGTAAATTGAACATTACAAGTAAGGAATGGGCAAGTTTCGGTGTACCAGTTGGACTGCTTACGATGGCTGTTTATTTTATTGTATTGTTTATCTAA
- the hemY gene encoding protoporphyrinogen oxidase, whose product MSQQNKRVVVIGGGITGLAATYYLQKETRVNSLPLETLLIEGSNRLGGKIETYTENGYVIEKGPDSFLARKLSASRLVEEVGLKDKLVANSAGKSYVLVKDKLHPMPGGAIMGIPTKIAPFALSGLFSPIGKIRAGADLFIPRSNKSGDQSLGKFFRRRLGDEVVDHLIEPLLSGIYAGDIDQMSLMATFPQFYEVEQKSRSLMLGMKSATPKTPKSQEKTKKKSKGMFLTPTTGLESIVHAVEEKLQPGSVKKNIRVENITRNGDLYVLQLSNGEEMVADSVVVCTPHQQTAEVFSHYSFFEPLKDVPSTSVATVAMVFPEEVIKKDIDGTGFVVSRDSGYAITACTWTHKKWPHSTPKGKVILRCYVGKAGDEEIVYRSDDEIIDAVLNDLNKIMNITSKPEFSIISRWKDSMPQYTVGHKQRLQTIKEKMTTHLPGVYLAGASYEGLGVPDCIDQGEESVQKVLQFLKLKSMQTS is encoded by the coding sequence GTGAGTCAACAAAACAAAAGAGTTGTTGTAATTGGTGGTGGAATTACTGGCCTTGCAGCAACCTACTACTTACAAAAAGAAACACGTGTAAATTCTTTACCACTTGAAACGTTATTAATAGAAGGATCTAATCGTTTAGGTGGAAAAATTGAAACATATACTGAAAACGGTTATGTAATTGAAAAGGGACCAGATTCATTTTTAGCACGTAAATTAAGTGCTTCCAGACTTGTTGAAGAGGTAGGATTAAAGGATAAGCTCGTAGCTAACAGTGCGGGTAAATCTTATGTTTTAGTAAAAGATAAACTCCATCCTATGCCCGGTGGAGCTATTATGGGGATTCCTACAAAAATAGCGCCATTTGCATTGTCAGGTTTATTTAGTCCTATTGGGAAAATACGTGCTGGTGCTGATCTCTTCATTCCCCGTTCAAATAAAAGTGGAGATCAGTCATTGGGTAAGTTTTTCCGAAGAAGATTGGGTGATGAAGTAGTTGATCATTTAATTGAGCCACTCCTTTCGGGAATATATGCTGGCGATATCGATCAAATGAGCTTAATGGCTACCTTTCCACAATTCTATGAAGTCGAGCAAAAATCAAGAAGTTTAATGCTTGGAATGAAAAGTGCAACGCCAAAAACTCCTAAGTCCCAGGAAAAAACAAAGAAAAAGTCGAAAGGGATGTTTTTAACTCCGACGACTGGATTAGAATCAATTGTTCATGCAGTGGAAGAAAAGTTACAACCTGGTTCTGTAAAGAAAAATATACGAGTTGAAAATATAACTCGTAATGGGGATTTATATGTACTTCAATTGTCTAATGGTGAGGAAATGGTGGCAGACAGCGTGGTTGTTTGTACACCACATCAACAAACAGCAGAAGTTTTCTCTCATTATTCATTCTTTGAACCATTAAAAGATGTACCTTCTACTTCTGTAGCCACTGTAGCAATGGTATTTCCTGAGGAAGTCATAAAAAAAGATATAGATGGAACAGGCTTTGTTGTATCACGAGATAGCGGCTATGCGATTACTGCTTGTACGTGGACACATAAAAAGTGGCCGCATTCAACACCAAAGGGAAAAGTGATTCTTCGCTGCTATGTAGGAAAAGCTGGAGATGAAGAAATTGTTTATCGCTCAGATGACGAAATCATCGATGCTGTATTAAATGATCTAAATAAAATAATGAATATCACTTCAAAACCAGAGTTTTCAATTATTAGTAGATGGAAAGATTCAATGCCACAGTATACTGTAGGTCATAAGCAAAGACTTCAAACTATTAAAGAAAAAATGACCACACATTTACCGGGTGTTTATTTAGCCGGTGCTTCGTATGAAGGATTAGGCGTACCTGACTGCATTGATCAGGGAGAAGAATCTGTTCAGAAAGTCTTACAATTCTTAAAACTAAAAAGTATGCAAACAAGCTGA
- the hemH gene encoding ferrochelatase codes for MTKRKIGLLVMAYGTPYKEEDLERYYTHIRHGRKPSPEMIEDLRRRYDAIGGISPLAKITKQQAEALQANLNKEVPDVEFELYLGLKHIEPFVEDAIHAMKNDGIEEAISIVLAPHFSTFSIKSYNGRAVEESEKIGGPTIYSIESWYKEPLFIDYWSENIKNIFDSMSETERTNAVLIVSAHSLPEKIIGMGDPYPQQLEETAKLIVEQTDIKNYEIGWQSAGNTPEPWLGPDVQDLTRDLHKQKGFTSFVYAPVGFVSDHLEVLYDNDFECKVVTKEIGGNYYRPPMPNIHPKFIQALSNVVIQKLQEVGE; via the coding sequence ATGACAAAACGAAAAATCGGCTTGCTTGTAATGGCCTATGGTACGCCGTACAAGGAAGAGGATTTAGAACGGTATTATACACATATCCGCCATGGCCGTAAGCCATCACCGGAAATGATAGAAGATTTACGAAGACGTTATGATGCGATTGGTGGAATTTCACCATTAGCTAAAATAACTAAGCAGCAGGCAGAAGCCTTACAAGCTAATCTTAATAAAGAAGTTCCTGATGTTGAATTTGAGTTATATTTGGGACTCAAACATATTGAGCCGTTTGTTGAGGATGCTATTCATGCAATGAAAAATGATGGAATAGAGGAAGCAATTAGTATTGTGCTTGCCCCACATTTTTCAACGTTCAGTATTAAATCATATAATGGACGGGCTGTTGAAGAGTCTGAGAAAATTGGTGGTCCAACGATCTATTCAATCGAATCATGGTATAAAGAACCATTATTTATTGATTATTGGTCAGAGAATATTAAAAATATCTTTGATAGCATGTCGGAAACTGAAAGAACCAATGCGGTATTAATTGTTTCTGCACACAGTCTCCCTGAAAAAATTATCGGAATGGGTGACCCATATCCGCAGCAACTAGAAGAAACAGCAAAGTTAATAGTGGAACAAACAGATATAAAAAATTATGAAATAGGCTGGCAAAGTGCCGGGAATACACCTGAGCCATGGCTGGGACCAGATGTTCAAGATCTTACAAGAGATCTACATAAGCAAAAAGGCTTTACGAGCTTTGTATATGCACCAGTAGGGTTTGTATCCGATCATTTAGAAGTCCTATATGATAATGATTTTGAATGCAAAGTCGTTACAAAAGAAATTGGTGGCAACTATTACCGCCCACCTATGCCGAATATACATCCAAAGTTTATTCAAGCGCTAAGTAATGTAGTTATTCAAAAACTCCAAGAAGTAGGCGAATAA
- the hemE gene encoding uroporphyrinogen decarboxylase, producing MNNQKFNDTLLKAARGEKTDYVPCWYMRQAGRSQPEYRKLKEKYSLFEITHQPELCAYVTRLPVEQYDVDAAILYKDIMSPLPSIGVDVDIKSGIGPVISNPIRSMEDVEKLGEIDPESDVPYVLDTIKLLVNEQLSVPLIGFAGAPFTLASYMIEGGPSKNYNKTKAFMYSQPEAWFKLMDKLGTMTITYVKSQIDAGAKAVQIFDSWVGALNVADYRLFIKPIMNHIFTELREKNVPLIMFGVGASHLAQEWHDLPLDVVGLDWRMQIDEARKLGISKTVQGNLDPAILLAPWEVIEERAKAILDQGMKQPGYIFNLGHGVFPDVKVETLQKLTKFIHEYSAEKLRA from the coding sequence ATGAATAACCAGAAATTTAATGACACATTATTAAAAGCAGCAAGAGGCGAGAAAACTGATTACGTACCCTGTTGGTATATGAGGCAAGCGGGGCGGTCACAACCTGAATATAGAAAACTAAAAGAGAAATATTCTCTATTTGAAATAACACATCAGCCGGAGCTTTGCGCATATGTTACAAGATTGCCAGTGGAGCAATATGATGTAGATGCCGCTATTTTGTATAAAGATATTATGTCACCATTGCCATCAATTGGTGTGGATGTAGATATTAAATCAGGAATTGGTCCTGTAATTTCAAATCCAATTCGTTCAATGGAAGACGTTGAGAAACTAGGGGAAATAGATCCGGAAAGTGATGTACCATATGTTCTCGATACTATTAAGTTATTAGTAAATGAGCAATTATCCGTCCCTTTAATTGGATTCGCAGGAGCACCATTTACACTTGCAAGTTACATGATTGAAGGCGGTCCTTCTAAAAATTATAATAAAACAAAAGCATTTATGTATTCACAGCCCGAGGCTTGGTTTAAATTAATGGACAAGCTTGGAACTATGACAATTACTTACGTAAAATCACAAATTGATGCAGGCGCGAAAGCTGTTCAAATTTTTGATTCATGGGTAGGGGCGTTAAATGTTGCAGACTATCGCCTGTTTATTAAACCAATAATGAATCATATTTTTACAGAGCTTCGTGAAAAGAACGTTCCATTAATTATGTTTGGAGTTGGAGCAAGTCATTTAGCACAAGAATGGCACGATTTACCGCTCGATGTTGTAGGCCTTGACTGGCGTATGCAAATTGATGAAGCGAGGAAGCTTGGAATATCGAAAACAGTGCAAGGTAATCTTGACCCAGCCATTTTATTAGCTCCTTGGGAAGTAATTGAGGAGCGTGCAAAAGCGATTTTGGATCAAGGTATGAAACAACCTGGCTACATTTTTAATTTAGGTCATGGTGTATTTCCTGATGTGAAAGTAGAAACTTTACAGAAACTTACGAAATTTATACATGAATACTCAGCTGAAAAATTAAGAGCCTAA